CTGTACAACTGGTGTAAAACAAGGAGACAATTTATCGCCTACATTATtctcaattttcataaatgaccTTATAGCTGAACTGAATGAATTGAATATTGGCATTGACATCTCAGACAGGAAATTATTTTATGCAGACGATATAGCTTTATTGGCTAAAAGCGAAGACGATCTacaattattgttaaataagCTCGGGACTGGTGTAAACGCTGGAGAGTCTTAATCAACACCAATAAATCTAAATGTGTTCACttcagaaaatcaaaatgtatgCAGACTGATTACAATTTCATGATCGGAAGAAATAAACTTGAAGTTGTTGACCAATACAAATACTTGGgtgttatatttacatttaacgGAAATTTTACCACAACCGCCGAAGCACTGTCAAAAAGGGGCTGGTAGAGCACTgggaaaaataatttctaacattcaTTCATTTAAAGAGATTGGAATAAAGTCATTTGAAAAGCTATTTTACTAGTGTGCCTATACTAGACTATGCATCCGGAGTTTGGGGGAACCGAAAGTTTCAAGCCATAGAGAACATCCAGAACCGATCTATACGTTACTTTTAAGGGGTTTATCGTTTTGCCCCACTTCTTTGTATTTATGGGGATATCGGATGGATGCCGTGCCACTACAGACATTGGACTAATATTGTGCGTCTCTGGAATAGACTTGTTCAACTTGATGACAATCGCATTACAAAACAAGCCTTCAATCACGACTATGACGAATGTAGAAATAATTGGTGTTCTGACTTCAAAGACATACTCATGAAACTTGGTATTGTGGACTACTTTGAGCGCAAGGACGTTATAAGTATGACTTTGTTCGAATCCATATCGAAGGAACACTATAACTGTTTATGGAAAAATGACATTGTGAAAACTCCAAAGTTGAGATCTTATGTGAAACTAAAGACTAATTTTGGAATAGGAACTtatgttaaattaaatttaaacaaaactgaaCGATCTTTCCTAACACAGCTGAGATGTGGAATTCTTCCTTTGAGACTAGAGACGGGTAGATATATCGGCGAGCAACCAAATGAACGCTTATGTAAGTTTTGTAACAGCAATTCCATGGAGGACGAGTGTCACTTTATTCTCCACTGCTCCTTATATAATGACTTGAGATAATCtacttttaatgatatattttctgGCAATGAACTAATAGATATGACAAACGATGaaaaaaatttctttttgatGACAAACTATCCTAGAAAGCTGGCTAAGTATACAGTGAAAGCGTTCCGGCATAGACGTGAAGTGTTGTATAATACATGAACAGTTTGATAAACAGTATATTGCAATATTGATTGTATTTGActgtaatatgaaaatgtaaaaaggtTACTTCTTGGTTCTTGGTTTTCTaataacttcattttttttatataagtttgaatttttcattattaattaattatgcATTCAACTTGACATTTATTAAATCGATCTTCTAATAACTtcattcttaattatttatgtatataagtttgaatttttcattattaattaatcattttgaaatttagctTAATCttacttttcattaatttgtttgaaatccgtgataaaagaattatgttttattatttgaaagtgACTTATAGACCCAATGGGTCGGgtgtattttattgtgtatgtaatatatttgtactttattgAAATGTGATTACACAGgtcactataataaacatttacttACTTTTTACTTACTTACTATATTTGTCCTTAAAAAACgggaaaattaaagatataattgCATTATTATATTGCTCTGAATACTCTTTTGATCATTAAAAGTTTCTGTCCAACTTTGGTAAAATTTCACGGAGAGTCATTCAAAAGACTTTATCCCGTGACATTCGCAGATAGTGAATTgctttaaatataagaaaagtacGTAGAACTCAAAGCAGATTCAgcctttttcaaaattttcgaACTAGTTTATTAAATGATCTATTTTAGTAAATTTAGtccctttttattcaaaattacaatccATAGAAAAAAAGAAGCACAAGGCTGATATGCTTTTGACCAGTTTTTCTTATTCTATGtcgattatttgttttattttctaaattcaagTGTACGCCCGGGCGTTTTGACGTTAACGTAGCCACGCATATGCAAGTTGttatcctgaaactagaaaaaaaacttcttaAGGGCcccttttgggcccctaattcaaAAACGGTTGGGATCATCATCCCCAAAAACCATCTACACCTTCCTTTTGTAGTATTAAACCTTCTTGAAAAATTTCTAAGAGATCAATTCACGATTCACCTAACCAGAGACATTTCaggttgtataaaaaataaccatTGCGAATTCAATGCAGAAGATTCGCgccaattttaattttgtgaaaTCTAcgattatctcccttgtcaAAAAGCCCATAATCACTTGTTGCtcagaaacttatatattttactaATTTGTATACGCTGGatgttatgaaatattaaatcatGAACATCAAATTCCAAATATTTCACATAAGTAGTATTTTTAGATTCGAAACTTAACAGCATTGCCTTTCGGTGGTGCAATTTCACCCGTGATATAGTTGATGTAAGCCCCGAATCGTTCTTTTTCAACAAGACTGCAAACGGAGTCATTGTAAAATGCCTGTAAGTGCTTaagatttctattttttaatacattttgaacCCTATATCTAAATTTTAAGTATCGTAACAACCTTTAATACTTTCTCCTTCTTCTTATAGTACACAATATGTGAAGAAATCAgacaaaaccaataaaaatgaaGACTAAGCGACGATGTTTACAAATCGGTATTGCATATCTATTTATGTAATTATTGCTAGAAAGACTGAATGACAACTCAAATAGTGATATGTTTTCGTAAGGTAATAGTTTAACAGTACAAGTTTCAACCACGAACTGAAGTTAAATGTCGAAAGAagcctttttctaaaaaatatagttGGTCCACGTGGGATAGATCACTAAAACGTGCATGTCAtttattttcgtattttttgtaacaaaagtACTAGATCCTTAGATTTAAGACTTggatgtttaattttatatgataaattcaAGGAGATTAGAAATCATTTGTAAGCCATAACTGTGATAATTTTAAGCATGCATATATAGAGGACGACTCTTGGACAACTCGGCCCTATCTCTCGGATAGTTACACGATGTCTAATTTGTATGTTTCACCTCTatcaggcgcaccaccaaataATTAAAGATGAGATGTGCTATAAACACTAGGGTCAGGTTAAAATGACACCTTATCTTCACATTAAAAAAGTCTATTTACAGTGATTCACACTACCAAACAATACACCTTTTaatatcgctatttgtccgccattactggatatcacacaggtttccgtaaaattttgacgtcataaaacaaaacatctgacgccacaatggaaaagtgattatTGTTTGCGTCAAAAGGTCAAGCGGCCGGGTTAGCCGGCCGTGAagtacaccttatcgctatttgtccgtcattaaggagataactgtattgtattttaagctccaaCGGCATCAAATGGgaatttgatggtcgcaaattaagtttactggcgaagGGTTAgtggagacagtaaacgggtatttgcgaccatcaaatccccaattgattcTGTCGgagtttaaaatacaatattgttatctccattctaataaaactgacagaaaacaacattaaaacatgtatttaaaatctgtcatatgccatCTGCGCTTCCGCGcacgtcccatagcatcaattgtcaataataagtgaatataataataatgaaaataagtgacgttatccaatcaaaatgaacgtttcaaacgttgttgcattagaatgctGGATATCGCACTCTCAGGTTCCCGTAAATGTtgacatcataaaacaaaatatctgacgccataatggaaaagtgattgttgttgacGCCAAAAGTTCAAGCAGCCGGGATTAGCGATGAGGTGTATTTACTATTAAGTCAACTCTGaccataaaaaaatgttcaactaGTTTTTTAGGACAATGGGCATTGAAAGGCATggaatgaatatttttaaaacatgaggCATGACCCGATGATAGGACACACAAAGGTTCTTGTCAAATTGCAATGTCCTAACGGAAAGGCCTAGTGCTCTAAAGGAAAAGTTAATATTGTACACCCGTAGGACGTCAATTCACCTTATCAATATTTGTCtactttaaaagtaaaaattatgTGTAATACACTGTATATAGTTCACGATTCTCAAATACTGAggtttattgaattatttatagCAATGAAGTTTATAAGGAGATTACTAACTTAGTTCAGATTTCAAATCACTCGGATGTAAGAAATTATAGGTCACGATGCAAGTtttaacaataagcaaaacccaGACTGTATATAGTATGCTATCAAAAACTGACATTTCTTTGTCGAATTAAATTCTACGAAgtcttattttttaagaaaaaaaaattgaaagaaacaaaTTTGACCAATTAAAACTTGTACAACCACAGAATAAGAATTTCAACTTTGAAGAGATAATTTTGCATGGGTCGAACCTTCTGGCCACGAGAACAGATGTGTAACAGCTGCACAACATACAAGCAAAGTTAAATcagttaattttaattaattgattaatgCCGGTTAAGGGTgatttaatacatatatttaatgCAATTGTGATTTCTTTCAGCTGGCAAAAGATCTCCTTCACCCCTCTTTGGAGGAAGAGAAACAGAAATGTAAACTAAAAAGATTAGTGCAGAGTCCCAACAGTTATTTTATGGATGTTAAATGTCCAGGTAGgattttatttcagtttaaagTAGTGGTTTTGCATACATTTTATGTTGCttttatactaaaataaattcagctgttgtctgctcaaTGGCGGGGTTGTTatcactttgacacatttcccatttccattctcaatttaaagttcataccagtacaatatttatatttgaattgaacaaaacatgaagcaatacatgtacatgttcccAGAGGGCGCTCTTGtgtaacaactttttttatgaacattatttacataaagtATTAAGCAGAAGATTAATGTTCACATTTAATTAATAATCAAATGTGGGAAATAGCACTGGTGAAAAAATTAATGGAgggtttatatttttacaaaatgcaaaaataaggaTTATGTTACTTGCCTCTTGCAAtagaaacataattataatacaaaatgttatgcaataatatttttgaagacATTCCTGATAAGTTAaccaatttctttattttttagggTGTTATAAGATCACCACAGTTTTCAGCCATGCACAGACAGTAGTATTGTGTGTCGGATGTTCAACAGTCTTGTGCCAGCCAACTGGTGGTAAAGCCAGGTTGACAGAAGGTAAGAATCGTATGCTAAAGTTAATCATGAGGacctacaacatgtacaaaatatggTGGCAGAACATTTTCCGACTTGTCATATTGGAAGtaacttttataattttaggtTACTTTACTTTCCAACATAAACAGTAATAACAAACCTAATTTTTGACAAATAGACTTAAAAGAAAAGTTTGCAGTATGAAACTTAGGATCACCAAAAAGTGTTGACCCTAAATCCTTATTGTTGTATACTCAGCTTCgctttaattaaatatataaaagatgtagAATGATTGCTaattagacaactcttcacaagatcAAATGATACTGAAATGAATAACAACAGtatgtccttcaacaatgagcaaatgtCATGCAGCATATTCCAATTGTTTGTGCAGTTTGTTTCAATTTATATCATGAATCGTGTGAATAAAGCAACATGTTGAAATGATATTAAAAGCCTTTTGGCAAGTGAAAATGATGACAATCTTTCGGGTCAGAATTTTTGTGAAGACAACATACCCAACGTGTACTGATTCACTTGTCTATCTGCAGATTTTGATTTGGTATTCTAAATGCATATGTGCCCATTGCAAAGTTTTAATTTATAGTTGGTTTTTAAGTTGactataatatttaaaaaaaaaaaattgaaatcatttattcaaatatcaaGTCTTGTATGTTTGCTTTTAATAAGAATCagcatattttaagaaaatattggaaaaaaacttcgacaaacaaattcaaacacgatttaatgtatgaaatgatttgcactctttataaattgaataaatgtgaactattttaaaaaaacaccctTTTTGGACATGAACGATTGAAGGCTTAGTTCTgagaaatttttaacaatttacacTCTCTGACATTGAAATCGGGACATTGATGGTTATATTTAGAATTGACGGGACAGAAGTGTAACAGCATAATACTGTATAAGAACAAACTTAAACAATTGGTTTAAAACTGCAGTGTTCTCCCTAGAAATTGCATTTAGCATCATGGTAAACAGGGAAATTGGAAATATCATCTTGCTTCTAAAAATTGTAGCATCACATCCATAACATTATCTATAAGAAATCcaatacattcaaaaatatagcATCACATTACACTGATGCTAAAAGaccctggggagaacactgctGACTGTTGAACTCGTCTAATCAATACAAAGCACAAATACAAGCAAATGAGGTTAATCATAAATCCTTTATTTTACTTCAATGGCAGTTTACAGTATCAACTatcataaatacatgtatagcaactttttatttaaaattgaaatgataatACAATCTTTTTGGCAAGTGAATATGATGACAATCTTTCGGGTCAGAATTTATGTGAAGACAACATACCCAACGTGTACTGATTCACTTGTTACTCgatatgttttcattttgatacggtattcatacatgtactacatgatgattttcaatgatttaatttatagttgttttgtaaatgaattagtgttaaacatgttaaaggttacatactttaaaaaaaaataatagggtaggtaggtcggtatttccattttattttattttttcattttataatttgtgaCCTGATTTTGAGAATGCGGCTTCCTCTTGTCGTGGTCTGAGTTGATCATGTCCCATAACGGGCCAAGTTTAACCATATTTAATAATTGGATTATTTCCCTTTGTTATTGGTTGGGTGAAAAATGGTGGCCAAGTCTTTATTTCATCACACAATAAATGACTTGTATTTGCAGTATGACAAATTATAGGGTCAGCAAAGGATGTTGGCCATAAATTCTATATTTCACATTAATACTAATTGCAGTTTGTTTCAATAATCATGAATAAGCAActtttataaacatttgaaatgagATATTAAAATCCTTTTGGAAAGTGAAAATGATGACAATCTTTCGGGTCAGAATTCTTGTGAAGACAACATACCCAACGTGTACTGATTCACTTGTCTATCTGTTATtcttcatatatattttgatattaatagTATTATAAATACAATCTGTGCCCATTGCCATGTTTTgatataccattttttttaatttgactattttatataaaaaaaaatctgatttatgtattcaaatatcattttaaataacaatcaggtatttagaaaaaaatatagagcGAAAAAAAACTAGCAAAAGTCGAGAATCATAATTTATTGTATAGAAGGAATTGCAATCTTAATATATTAAATCGGaacactttttcaaaaatgacaaTTTGAACAGGCAGGGTTGAAGGCTGACTGAAAAGGAATTATTCTAACAATTCAcgctttttttacataaaatcagGACATCGATGGTTATATTTAGAATTGACTGGACAGAACTGTAGCAATGTAACAGACTAGGAACAAACTAAAACAATTACATAACACTGTTTGACTTGTTCAATCAATTAAAACACAAGAACTTGAGACATTAAGTATGTTTGTTCCTATCCAAGAGTACTCTCAGCTATTGTCGACGTGGTTTAAAGCAGATATCAATTAATTATCTATGCTGgaaggaaaaataaaatcaacatcAGTAATATTACATTTTCACTATAAATTTCAAttctccaaaaaaaaattgtggttgAAGTGAATATGATGACAATCTTTCGGGTCAGATTTTATGTGAAGACAACATACCCAACGTGTACTGATTCACTTGTAGTATTTCGTGTGTTTACAGAAATTTGAGTTCGTCCGTTTATAATCCTTCTAAAGTCTATAATAACACCAATAATTGAATATACCAGCTTATAAGCAATTTCATACACTTGTAGTACTGAAATTATCTTCATTATATCTGCCtcatttaattctttgttaCGAACTTCAAGATACTTTCTAATTGCACATGGAATTTTTTATTCCCCTTGACCTGTACCTAAATTCAAACTTACTGTTAAAAGTGAATGTGATGACCATCTTTCGGGTCTGATTGGCAGTGAAGACAACCTTACCCAACGTGTACTGATTCACTtgtgtatatacatatacatgtgtcTCCTGGCTGTACTTGTGtttcatttacatatatattgtttttcagcacatttatattgttaattctaacatgacgtccttcaaacgctttgagtacacacccgtggtaaaatatgaatatattgcattggctgttctgatcgtactcccacgtcatatggttttttttttaatgaagtacccgacgtcatagaatgatgacgttataatttaagcattttacgggaaaatacacgcttttaataccgaaaatcatcacaacaaggaaacgtaaacaaatgatgctaaaatgtggtataagccaattttttatatacatagaagacatataagaaaattatcattaaaattcatccaaatctatctaaataagttttgtgaatagttttaGCTTGTCACTTATTCTATTTgttccgttcttttacgccaatctaaaagtgcgttaatttatgggaacagcaaataatggcctccacctagagcgcttcggtCCAAAACAATTGgtgtatttgtcctattagaatcgaaataattcatgggggcttgaatatatctagattttaccacgggttgtccctttatgccgatattttacccctcgctatcgctcggggtaaaatatttgtcataaagggccaacccgtggtaaaatcacgatatattcaagcccccatgaattatttcttaaatatcagCTGAGAGTCCTCCTGTGAATGTATGTTAAGAGGGAGTCTTTACGTTGTGTCTATTTTCTAATAATTCAGGATCTACATtgtatttgcataaaaaaaaaagatatagatggtctttgaattgtttaatataacatttttattccaCTCGACCTGACTGTATCTAAATTCAAACTTACTGTTAAAAGTGAATGTGATGACCATCTTTCGGGTCTGATTGACTGTGAAGACAACCTTACCCAACGTGTACTGATTCACTTGTATAATTCATTGCATTAATTTAggctgagaaaaaaaaagatcccAAGTTTCTGGTAACCCGACCAACCCCAACTTTTTTATTGGATCTTCCCCCAAAAAAATGACCTACCgaccctatttttcaaaattatgttaCCAGAAACACATAtcttctttttagctcacctgacctgaaagatcacttggcgtccgtcgtccgtaaacttttacaaaaatcttctcctctgaaactactgggccaaatttaaccaaacttggccacaatcatccttgaggtatctagtttaaaaaatgtgtccggtgacctgaccatccaaccaagatggccgccatggttaaaaatagaacacaggggtaaaatgtatattttggcttatatctttgaaaccaaaacatttagagcaaatctgacatggggtaaaattgttaatcaggtcaagatctatctgccctagaattttcagatgaataggacaacccgttgttaggttgctgcccctttaattggttattttaaggaaattttgcagtttttggttatcatcttgaatactattatagataaagataaactgtaaacagcaataatgttcaacaaagtaaaacctacaaataagtcaacatgatcaaaattgttagaggaccccttaaggagttattgccctttatagtcaatttttaacaaattttcgtcagtttttgtaacttgtacaaaaatcttcttctctgaaactacatggccaaattaaaTCAATCTTGGCgataattatcattgtggtatatagtttgaaaaatgtgtccgatgacaccgcctaccaaacaaaatggccgacatggctaaaattagaacatagtggtaaaatgcagtttttgatttatatctttaaaactaagacatttagggcaaatctttcaagatttaaacgTCCATCAGAGTAAGATCTATCCCctcgcaaattttcagatgaatctgacaactcgttattgggttgctgccctaaaattggtaattttaaggaaattttgcagtttttggttattatcttgaatactattatagatagagataaactgtaaacagcagttTTGTTCtgcaaagtaggatctacaaataagtcaacatgataaaaattgtaagagtaccccttaaggagttattgccctttatagtcaattttgaacaaattttcgtcatttttgtaacttgtacaaaaatcttcttttctaaaactatgggccaCATTAAACTAAAcctggccacaatcatcactatggtatctattaaaaaaagtgtctaatgaccccacctaccaaccaagatgaccgacatcagtaaataaagtaacaggtgagcgacacaggctcttgagagcctctagttttttagGCCTTAGGATTATGCCtgtgtattgtttgttttgcatCTGGTCAAATTTTGAAACCTCTTAGCTAGCATTGAAGAAAAGattatactaaaattaaaaataatgagaTTTGTATGATACCAgctttcataaattaaaaaaaaaaaatccttgacACTCTTGacattacattttaaattcCCATAGATTGGCTGCCAGGAACAAATATATGTGAATATGATGATTATCTTTCGGGTCTGAGTTGCTGTGAAGACAAACATACCCAACGTGTACTGATTCACTTTATATACCAGTAGATCATAAAAGTACACTTGCATGTGTTTAACTTTATGAACTGGAGTTGTTGGGGGGGGAAAAAAATacttcagatttttttaatgtaaatgaaTTTACTTATTGGTGACTTGCAAtcaatcttttttaaaagttttttttgtgaaaccaaATCCAGTGGTGAATATTTATCCATGTTCATCAAccaatgaaatttcagccttcaAATAGTTAAAGGTGTATATCAAAACTACAAAACTGTAGCGACCTTTGGCTTCAAGAACTGTACTTTTTAAAGGATTATTTTTTCTCTGTATTATATAAcgaaatgttttgattttttgcagGCTGTTCCTTCCGAAGGAAACAACCATAACTTGTGATAAACTGAGTATGTGTGCTGGAGAGGAGAATTGGTGTGTGTGAAATACCTGTGAAGATTTTGTACAAATGATAGAAGAAGATTTTTATTTATGGATCATTCTTGTTGATGATAAACTTTCAACTTTAAACTATTGATTATGAGCCATTATTACGTACTGTACTGAATTGTGAAACTTGTCATGTTAAATACTTTTACACTAGAGGCTTTATTCCATTCACGTTATTCCAAGTTTCCTGAAATGATTATGTAAATATGATACTAATTATTTAGATAAGAACTAAATTCAGTACAGAATCATTCATTAGTTAAATGCTAATTATGCTATATTAATAAAGCCTGGACattgtgataaaataaaatctttaggTTTTCACAAACACCATATTGAAGTTGTGTTTATCTTAGTGACCTTGTTTTAAGGCGTTgcatattataatttaaaaaaaatgtgatttgattgccaatgagacaactctatataaaaacaactatgggtcaccCATCGGCCTTCAAAAAGGACCAAAACCCATTCCACATAAACATCTATAAAAGGTCCCACTTAGGCAAATTGACAAATGTAATGcaattataacataaaaaaattaatagcaTCATTTATGGGTTTTGATATGATGTAATTTTAGTTCCAGCTATTTgctttggtccctttttcagagcagtaaatgttttaattactaCCTGGTAACCAAATTGAAACATGCAGTATAGATATTCTTTCTAGATAGTAGTGATGATGAATCAAGCATGacttaaaaaattaacattctTCAAAAACTTTTCTCTATAAGTAGGGTCCAAATAATGTGGCAATAAAGGGAAGTCATTTCTTAATGATAAGACGAGTCTTACTAAAGTAAAGCGCCTtaattatgaattaaaaaagggACCTTCTTAAAGTGAGTGATGCTTCTGACATCTGGTTTTTGGTCCAGATAAGTTGTGAAGGTTGTCTGTTATGACGAGAGAAGAAGAGGAAAGCATCAGTCcgcaaaaaataatttcaaccaatcatgatTGCCTAGGTATTTATTATggtttcaaaagaaaaaatcaaaaaagatCAGAAATGGCTTTGGAATCTGGCTACATAAGAGATGGAGAAGTTAAAATCAGTTAATTTGAGATGTATCTGATAAAAAAACACAGTCTCCCTTCATATTAGTTTTTGTTCAGCAGCTTTGAATTTTGCAAGATGGTATGGTGctattatataataattgatattttagatGTATCAAGATCTGGATGCGTCATACTTTGTATACAAAAGCCTTCTCTAATAGTTTGTCCGTCATGTCCATTATACCTCACCTCGTTTCCATGGCTCTAactgctaaaaaaaaattctctgtAGCAGATGTTGTATTCCTTGACGTCATGTACGTCtcaaaattggtttccattATCTAACTTTAATTTGCCTCtaagttatgaaacttaaattcaatgcttattactacaaaacactgatcaagtttgaattttggtggtgttTCTTTTACCATACTAGAACTATTCCGCTTTACCAGTGGAAAcattgctgaatttttcgtgTCTGTTCTCTTAACTTGTTTGCATCAACCTAATTTCACGAAACTtgtatacacaatgcttatttcaACAGTACAAAGATCAAGTACATAATTTATCGAGTTGTTACCCTTTAATGTGTGTTGTCAAGCAGTAGCATCAATAATGTGTTCTGTATCACAGATAGTAGTACGTCAGCATAATCACTAGTGGTATATGGAATGATTGTGTGAATGGGTTAACCtcaacttgacctcattttaattGGTTTCTTTATGACcgcaaaaaaaaattgggatCATATAATAGTATGATGTGTGATATACCTGACTTAGCATTTACTGAATTTTAGTGTGCTTGCTAAAAAGTGATTGATATACAGTACGAGATTAGATTCAGTGGAGTCCCTACTCCTGCTAATGGTTAGATACAccttataatgaataaaatttatagGTTACactatgagaaaaaaaaatctactattGCGCCTACTTTCACGGTATACCATCCCTATCATACACACACTCTCtcgataaaataaacaataaagtgaaacaaataaatttcagcAGAACAAGACTATCAACCAGGGTTCATTTCTGAGTCA
The nucleotide sequence above comes from Mytilus trossulus isolate FHL-02 chromosome 5, PNRI_Mtr1.1.1.hap1, whole genome shotgun sequence. Encoded proteins:
- the LOC134718690 gene encoding small ribosomal subunit protein eS27-like, producing MPLAKDLLHPSLEEEKQKCKLKRLVQSPNSYFMDVKCPGCYKITTVFSHAQTVVLCVGCSTVLCQPTGGKARLTEGCSFRRKQP